The sequence GAACTGCTCAAGGTGCTGCTGGGCGTCTGGGACCACCTGAAAAACCACGGCGACCACGGGGCCGGCAACTGGGCGCTCGACTGGTTCGGCTTCCTGCCCGCCCGCCGCGAGAACCGTCGCCTGCTAGGAGCGTATATCCTGCGTCAGGACGACCTGACCAGCGGCCGGGTATTCGACGACGAGGTGGCGTTCGGCGGCTGGCCGATCGACCATCATTTCCCCGAGGGTATAGACTACAAGGGAAGCGATTTCTGGTTCAGCAACAAGCTGGACGACCTCTACAGCATTCCGCTGCGCTCGCTGCATTCGGCCACGCTGAGGAACCTGTTCATCGGCGGACGCTGCCTGAGCGCCACCCACCTGGCGCTGGCCAGCACCCGTGTGATGGCCACTTGCGCGGTAATCGGCCAGGGGATCGGCACAGCCGCGGCCCACTGCTCAGCCATGGGCAGACTGCCCGGCGAGCTGGGCAAGGACGATATCGAACAGATCAAGCAGACCCTGCTGCGCGACGACGCCTATCTGCTGGGCACGCCCAACCGCGACCCGGACGACCTGGCACGCAAGGCCAAAGCCGGTGCGGCAAGTTCCCTGCCCGTGTTCGGGCCGGAAAACGTGCTGGACGGAACAGCCAGGAGCAGGCACGGCAGCGGCCACCAGTGGCGCTCCCGCTCGCTTGATCCAGATGACTGCCGTCTGGAACTGGATTTCGGCGAACCGGTGAGCCTGAGCCGCGTTCATCTCTGTTTCGACACGGGCTTGAGCCGGGCGATGACGCTGACCCACCAGGACAGCTACCATGAAACGATGATCGAGGGGCCGCAGCCGGAGACCGTGAAAGACTACGTCCTGGAGGCGCATGTCGACGGGACCTGGTGCACAGTGGCCGTGGTGGCCGGTAACTACCAGCGCCTGCTGGTCCACGAGTTCAGCCCCCTGCCGGTAACAAAGCTGCGGCTGAACGTGCTGGCGACTCACGGGGTTAACCAGGCCAGGGTGTTCGAAATCCGCGCCTACGCATAAAAAAAGCCCCGGCCGGATCGGGCCGGGGTTTTTCGCCTCTTTCTCTCTGTGTCTATGTGTCTAGCTTTTCATGCAATCTTTATCAGGCCGTGTCCCGGTGGCCGGCCATGAACTCGGCGAACGAGGTTTTGATTTCGCCGGCCGCATCGGCCTTGATTTTCTCTCTCTCGCTGTCGCTGTACGGTTTGAAATTCCTGACCACTTCGATATTCTGCGGCAGGTGCTCCGGTTGAGGCATGCCCACCGTGGCCGAACTGATCGGCAGGCTGAGGCAGTAGCGCAGGCAAGTGGCGTAGTCGAACTTGTCGTATTTGCCCACAATCTGGTCCTGGCCCATCACCTTCATCGCGATAATCCCCATGTCCCTCTCCACCGCCATCGGCAGGGCGTTTTCCTCGAACCCCATGTCGCGGGCGTTGTTGGTGGCGACATTGAGCGCCATCTGGACGACATCGAGTTCGTGGCGGCCCAGCAGGGTGGCCAGCACCAGGCTGTTGGTATGGCTGCTGGCGCCGACCCAGCGGGCCAGGCCCTCTTCCTTGGCCCGGTAGAGCTGCTCCAGCGTACCGCCCTTCTTCTCGACCGCTTCCAGATCGTCCTCATGCTGCATGCTGTGCATCAGCAGCGAATCCACATAGTCGACGTTAAGCCGTTTCAGACTCAGTTCCAGATCCTTGCGGAACTGGTCCGGCCCTCGGGACATGATCTTGGTCTGGATCAGCACTTCCTTGCGCCGCGCCGGCATCAGCATCCCGATTCGCTCCTCGCTCTTGCCGTTGCCGTAGCCATGGGCGCTGTCGAGATAGAACACGCCGGAGTCGATCGCCTCGTTCATCACTTTCAGCGCCGTGTCCGTGTCGTACTGCACCCAGCGGCTGCCGCTGCCGAAGGTGAGCAGGGGCACTTTCGCTCCGGTTTTGCCGAACCTGCGGGTCGGCAGCGGCGAGGTCGGGATTGCATGGAACCTGCTGCCCTCCGCCCGCAATTTTCCACCCGCCATCCCGGCCGCGGCGAGCGCGGCGGTTCCGGCGATAAATTCACGGCGTGTGAGTTTACCGTTTATTTTATTCCTGCCGTCCATTGTTGTCCCTCCGTCAGTTTGATTTTTGTCCTCTTCGCTCTGCATCTCTCCGGTCATGCCTGCCGCGTGCCTGCCTGGATCCGACGCAATATGCCTGTGGTCACCAACCCCCGGACTTGTATTTATTGTAACAGGTTTAAGAAAATAAATCAATCTCAAACCAGTTCTTACAGTGTAATACTGAACTGAAAC comes from Candidatus Glassbacteria bacterium and encodes:
- a CDS encoding aldo/keto reductase; translation: MTGEMQSEEDKNQTDGGTTMDGRNKINGKLTRREFIAGTAALAAAGMAGGKLRAEGSRFHAIPTSPLPTRRFGKTGAKVPLLTFGSGSRWVQYDTDTALKVMNEAIDSGVFYLDSAHGYGNGKSEERIGMLMPARRKEVLIQTKIMSRGPDQFRKDLELSLKRLNVDYVDSLLMHSMQHEDDLEAVEKKGGTLEQLYRAKEEGLARWVGASSHTNSLVLATLLGRHELDVVQMALNVATNNARDMGFEENALPMAVERDMGIIAMKVMGQDQIVGKYDKFDYATCLRYCLSLPISSATVGMPQPEHLPQNIEVVRNFKPYSDSEREKIKADAAGEIKTSFAEFMAGHRDTA
- a CDS encoding FAD-dependent oxidoreductase, coding for MSKTHNRRDFFQLALGGGTAAGLLAGTLASPSYAQLKRDGAAAIRQADEAKLMADVVIVGGGPSGVTAALAAARNGSSVVLVQNRPVLGGNSSSEVRMHIVGANNNLPDARETGIIEELRLENQVRNPQRSASMWDLLLWEKTWYHPRITLLLNTVMDSCRTDSGLIRSISCYQMTTQTRFEIEGALFADCTGDGTLGYLAGNPWRQGQEGKAEYGESMAPDEPTPYTMGSSLLFQGRDMGRPVPFIAPDWAHKYPTHESLGRNPGSPEYGYWWIEWGGMLDTIKDDDRIREELLKVLLGVWDHLKNHGDHGAGNWALDWFGFLPARRENRRLLGAYILRQDDLTSGRVFDDEVAFGGWPIDHHFPEGIDYKGSDFWFSNKLDDLYSIPLRSLHSATLRNLFIGGRCLSATHLALASTRVMATCAVIGQGIGTAAAHCSAMGRLPGELGKDDIEQIKQTLLRDDAYLLGTPNRDPDDLARKAKAGAASSLPVFGPENVLDGTARSRHGSGHQWRSRSLDPDDCRLELDFGEPVSLSRVHLCFDTGLSRAMTLTHQDSYHETMIEGPQPETVKDYVLEAHVDGTWCTVAVVAGNYQRLLVHEFSPLPVTKLRLNVLATHGVNQARVFEIRAYA